Proteins from one Algicella marina genomic window:
- a CDS encoding short-chain fatty acyl-CoA regulator family protein, which translates to MSQTALAHAVGISPSYLNLIEHNKRSIGGQILNAIAEALETRSSALAEGGNPGLLTELQETVSASSQTLEPPEDLAARFPVWAEHVTELTRRIRDQEAVITALSDRLTHDPFLSETVHGILSNVTAIRSTAAILTQVDTIPEDQRKSFYANLHAESIRLSATAEDLADYLARAGSGVAGAATAEEAVDQFLTRNAFTFEALDEAAEALTEKNATTAAAELDVAISAMMVEEPGLTDISHDLAVSFLRTYAVDAHTMPLQVFAAAAAECAYDPLSLSMRFNAPLHAVFRRLACLRRTWIGAPRFGLLTVSASGYPLFRQPLPGFAMPRHGNACPLWPIFAAFAQTGQVQASTIAHDNGQTFVAITHASPRPSSTLGGPGDLISSMLLVSAENNPFGTLPASSRSVGTACRICTRTNCQSRISAQLIKA; encoded by the coding sequence ATGAGCCAGACCGCTCTGGCGCATGCGGTGGGTATTTCGCCGTCCTACCTCAACCTCATCGAACACAACAAGCGCTCCATCGGCGGCCAGATTCTCAATGCGATCGCCGAGGCGCTGGAAACCCGTTCCTCGGCGCTGGCAGAAGGTGGAAACCCCGGGCTGCTGACCGAATTGCAGGAGACCGTGTCCGCGTCCTCACAGACGCTGGAACCGCCAGAAGATCTGGCGGCACGCTTTCCAGTCTGGGCAGAGCACGTTACCGAACTCACCCGCCGAATTCGTGATCAGGAGGCCGTGATCACCGCGCTGTCGGACCGGCTCACCCACGATCCCTTCCTCTCGGAAACCGTGCACGGAATACTTTCCAACGTTACGGCCATCCGGTCCACAGCTGCGATCCTGACGCAAGTTGATACCATTCCGGAGGATCAGCGGAAAAGTTTTTACGCAAACCTGCATGCCGAAAGCATCCGGCTGTCAGCAACGGCCGAGGATCTTGCAGACTATCTTGCGCGTGCAGGCTCCGGCGTCGCCGGTGCTGCCACAGCTGAGGAGGCGGTGGACCAATTCCTGACGAGAAATGCCTTCACATTCGAGGCGCTGGACGAGGCCGCCGAAGCGCTGACAGAGAAAAACGCAACGACGGCAGCCGCGGAACTGGATGTCGCCATCTCCGCAATGATGGTCGAGGAGCCGGGTCTGACGGACATTTCCCATGACCTCGCCGTCTCGTTCCTGCGCACATATGCTGTCGATGCACACACCATGCCACTGCAGGTATTTGCGGCGGCGGCGGCGGAATGCGCCTATGATCCGCTTTCGCTGTCGATGCGGTTCAATGCACCGCTGCATGCCGTATTCAGGCGGCTGGCATGTCTCCGGCGGACATGGATAGGGGCGCCGCGTTTCGGACTGCTTACGGTCAGTGCTTCCGGCTATCCGCTGTTTCGGCAACCTCTGCCCGGATTTGCCATGCCACGCCACGGCAATGCCTGCCCGCTTTGGCCGATTTTCGCGGCCTTCGCCCAGACAGGTCAGGTTCAGGCCTCCACAATTGCTCATGACAACGGCCAGACGTTCGTGGCAATCACCCATGCTTCGCCGCGCCCGAGCAGCACCCTGGGGGGACCCGGCGATCTCATATCTTCCATGCTTCTCGTCAGCGCCGAGAACAATCCATTCGGAACACTTCCCGCCAGTTCCCGATCGGTCGGCACAGCATGCCGTATCTGCACCAGAACCAACTGCCAGTCCCGCATTTCCGCCCAATTGATCAAGGCGTGA